In Spodoptera frugiperda isolate SF20-4 chromosome 31, AGI-APGP_CSIRO_Sfru_2.0, whole genome shotgun sequence, the genomic window ATTTTACAGAAATTCAATTAAACACACCTAAGTTCCTAAATTGTGTTATCAATCTAATTTCACTAGAATTGAAGATCTCATGCTAAATTGTTGTAGTGAGGATATTCGCGCCACCGATGCGGCTTATGAATATTTGCATTAGTCAACTTCTGATAATCAGGCAGAACGAACTAATTTATAGGCCCACATAGTGGTAGATCCACTGGAATCGACCTACCATTCCAATCCACTATGCGAAGACGAAGTCTCAATAAGTAAGTCCCATAAAGTCACGACAGTTAAAGAAGGCTAACAGGTCACCCGACTTCACATTAGAACCTATATAGAAAGTAGTAATCATTGCAATTTTAACTCTTTACAAACAGTTATAAAACACAGATCAGTTTGTAGCTCATGGCAGATAAGTGCTGATATAATTGCATTACAATTTGCAATGTCCTACTTTTCTTTTCCTGCAGCTGTCCTCAAACTTGTCATTAGATACCGGTTAATTACGCAGATAAAATAATGTgcaattacatattatgtaagaaaatttaaataaacgtaTGTATATCCGCGTCATATGAAATCGAACTTAGTGGTTtggtttaaaaacaataatcttGGTAAACGTCAGAACATATAACCGCAAATTGTTCGTTATTATATTGTGATGATTTTGTGCCTTTACGACAAGGGAGACAATAAAaagaatatacaaataaaaaacgatGTTGAAACTGATGGACAAAACCATGAGTGAAAAtatattaacttaaataatacataaaaaatgttaaacagttttaatgagTTGTACGAGATATATCACAACAATCAGACGTCAAGAAGGGGGTTAAATGCCCATCActagacccaaacaaacaaacaggtcaagctaaataaaacctttttaatataGGAACGCTAAGTACAAACCATAACTGACTGCACGCGGACGAAGTTGCGGGCAAACGCAAGTGAATTATAAACCACTAGCTAGCTACAGAACCCAAACTCTGAATAGCAGCCTCCATTAATGTATTCAATAATAGAAATTGATGTCCCACGCATTCAATTTGAATCACAAATTATTTGATACAACTGACGCAACTGTTGAATATTACAAATCTAGTACGAGTCAAGCGTTGAACCTTGACAAAGACAGTGGACATCCAACGAACCGGAAAGATGATCTTCATTGAGACCGAGGTTCACTAGTTACAGCTGCTTTAGTAGTCATGGTCAGTGCAAACGGACAGATGGAGGCATAATTTGAATACCTGCATGTTATTAGTCTGTCCATATTTACGACGACGGTTCTCCTCACTCAAGTCCGTTCCTTTAGGGAATAGAACTAGCCATTTTTGTATGGATGGAAAATCATCAATTAATTTCTACCGCCCTGGTAGGgtgagggagtttcagactctgaCCGACTACAAATCATCCCGCTCCGACTCCAGCTCCTTTGCAGGACCACTATACGTATATAGGTACCAATCTGCCGGCAACCCCAGTAGACATGGTGAGCACAAATGGAAAGATAAAAAAATTTTGAATACCTGTATGTTATTAGCCTGTGCATATTTATCACTACGACGGCGGTTCTCCTCACTCAAGTCCGTTCCTTCAGGGAATAGAACCAGCCTGCAGTCATAATTCAGCTTCTGATAGTAATCCACAAACTGTGAAAGGTTTATTTGATCCTCGCGCCAATTTCTCTTTACGTAGAGGAAAAAGTTTAACTGCATAATCCAACCTGCAAGGTTTATAAACATCAAGATCACCTCTTACAGAAAAGGAAATAATGTCTTCAATTGCTAATCagaattaagtattattaatttccGACAGAACTCACTATTGtatttgattaataaaaaatatttatgacggACTTACCCATGCCAGgaatatttttgatttcatcCTTCAAAAcaaatttgatttttgatttgcCTCCGAGATCCAATATGCTATTAGATTcactgagattttgaacagttTGTTTACAAGAGCACAATTCGCCTGAAGGGTTTTGCGTTGCATGGTACAGAGCTATCCAAACATAGTTCCAATCAACTCTTGTGCGATGATTCATTACAATTATAGTCTTTTCGTCCGGTTTCACAAAATCACCAAAGTGGTGCAATTGAGTATCACAACAACATTGAAACAGCGCCTGAAAGTATGTACACATAACAAATTAAACCATTCAGTCACTACGAGTGAGttaattgaataatttgtaGGCGAACATCTTACCACAGGATACAATTCccacaaagaaaataataaatcaacaaaCTTTCTGTATAATTTGTGACTAAAAAACATCAGGTACATAACAGGACAATAAAGAATGAAGAATCCTGAAATCAAAATAGATGTAAATCGATACTGGACATTTTAAACAACAATGAATACTGCCAGGCTTAAACTCAAGTAAAACGTACCAGCAAGAATGGTGTAATACCAAGCAATGCAGAGCAATAAGCCCACCGCCATGGTGCTACGACCCGTCGGCTTGCACTGGCGTGCTCAAGAAGCCATGTCGATGCCGATGTCAGCATTGTTAGATTAGAACCCCTACGTAGCCCACTAAGCCTTATTACATGACACCCCGTCGTAGGTGGTTGTCTACATTATCAAATTCTCTACTCCACTCTATTTAACTAGGTTATATGacgattattttgtaatttttgctTCAATTCAAACTTCAATTTCTTCCATTTCAATACCATTATCTGGTCTTCTCAATTGTGTGCTCCTTCCTATAGCCTCTGCTTCTTCTAATGTCATCAATAGTTCACagttttttgtttcaggtaaaaatagtaaacaaagtAATGCAGATATCATTGGAAAAATACCAAATGCAACTGGTGAACACCATTTTCCATAGGGTCTTAAATTAGCAGCAAAAGGTGCAATCATAGAGCCTACTCGAGCCATCATGGAACATATACCAATAGCCGCATTACGAACTACAGTAGGGAACATTTCGGagcaatacaaataaatcacaataaagaTTATATAACTGTGCATTTCTCCTAAGCATCCGACCACCAAAGACGCATTACCTTCCGGAACAAAACCTATTGCAATTAAACACAAACTGCATATAACGTTTCCAAAGATTACGACAGTTTTGCGTTTGGAGAACTTGATTAGAGGAATGCTAATGATACTCGCACAGGTACAAACGCCTCCAGTGGCCaagacatttataaataaatcgcCAGTCAAGTGACTGATGTAGTAAGAAACCCCGTAGAAGCAGTAGCTGCAGACGAGCCAAATAAACGACATTACAGTAATGTTTCTTCTCACGTTTGGAGTACGGAACAGATCTAACGCAGTACTTCGCGGTCTCGCAGTTCTGTGCTCGAATTGATACAATTCCATTTTACTTCTTATGTGTTCCGTGGGGAGTTTGTTACTGAAAATgtcatttcaattaaaaatcacaatcacctgtcaaagaaattaatttgaaattgataaataaatatcttacatTTTTGCCACCTTTTCCATTAATATAATTGCTTGTTCAGTTTTATTCACAACTAATAACCATCGTGGGCTTTCTGGTAATAAacaaatgtaaaacaataaaatgacgTTTAAGACTGATATGAGGAGTAGAAAATACGAGAAATCTCTTATCAGGTAGCCAATTCCCGCAACTATCATGTTGCCAGTCGTGAACGGTATATTAATCAATATGGACACTGTATCTCTGTTTACGTGACCAACATATTCCATCACCATCACGTATGCTATGGTTATACAACCACCATTCGCAAAACCCACCACCCATCTGGCGAACGAAAAGCTCCAATAATCTGGCAAAAACGACGACATGATGCCggcaaatatttctattattatcgATACTATTAAAGTCGGTCTTCTCCCGTATCTGTAAAAGGATGATACCAATTTTAAACTAGATATACTCGTAAACTAGGTACATTAAGACTAACAACACCCACTTATCCGATGCAATCCCAAATATTAGACTTCCGCAGAAAACGCCAAATTGAAAAATTGTTTGCGTTAAATCTTTGAACCAATCACTTTTGCATGTCAGGTTCCATTCGGTTACTATAGTTCTTGTGAATACAGTTTTATTGAACACGGGATTGCTACAACATGTGCTATTTGTTCCTGGACAGTAGTGCTGAACTGGAGCCGTCAGAAATATGATGGCCATTTGGTGGAACGACACATTGTATCTGctcaaaaacacaataaaacataaccACAAATGATATCTCCCGAAGTCTCCTATTAATTCATTGATGATAGCCATTATGTCCGTATCTTTAACATTGTATTAAATGGGTTCTAAATTTTTCATTATGATATACGAAATTAAAATGGTTTGATACAAATCAGAATTTTACAATGTCGCTCATTGTTAAGTATGTAAAACAGGTAGGCTTTGGTCAAGGTTAGTTTACAAAGAGTATCCTAGTGAACAAGAACATTTAGACAATTACGTATTTTAACGATGTTGAACAAACACATTTTACAACTTAcatattattcaattataacATCACCGGCTTGGAATTTAGAAAACTACAATATGTAATCATACTTCCTGAATACTAGGTTGAAACGTTGTAAgctaagttattcactaaaaagtTACCTATCGAATTTTTAAAATCGCTTTTATATTTTCGGCTTGTTGCGCCTTTCTATCTTTCATTCAATGAAGTAAACTAACAATTTTTCCTCTTTATTTCGAGGACGAATATACGAAGTATTTAATGAGATGATATATTAAGAAGCCAGACCTATTCAAAAGTCTCGCGAGTCATCCTGTAGGTGGTATCAGGAGTTGATACTTAGCAGGTCTAAACGTGGTCTATATGTCATTACATATAGTTAAACAAAGGTCAGTTGGTACTTCGTGTAGAAGAGAGATAATGTCatgttattttctaaaattatgatAGAACTTAAATGTTCCATTATTTCATTGGGCGGAAATAAGATAAATAATGACCCGTACTTTATCTCCGCATGCAATGCATGACAATGAAGATCTCTTTACCATTAtaataaacaagtattttttcatgttattcTTCTAatctataatat contains:
- the LOC118276315 gene encoding lysocardiolipin acyltransferase 1, producing the protein MAVGLLLCIAWYYTILAGFFILYCPVMYLMFFSHKLYRKFVDLLFSLWELYPVALFQCCCDTQLHHFGDFVKPDEKTIIVMNHRTRVDWNYVWIALYHATQNPSGELCSCKQTVQNLSESNSILDLGGKSKIKFVLKDEIKNIPGMGWIMQLNFFLYVKRNWREDQINLSQFVDYYQKLNYDCRLVLFPEGTDLSEENRRRSDKYAQANNIQRYEYVLHPRTTGWVALCSRLRESGLASVYDVTVAYDTPAQTEMDLVRGKIPKNVYFYFKRYSIDKLPQDDTALKIWLEARWRDKEQSLRKFHNDGNFIDPQTNNTPQHRSPRSLLTAKAGFLFWTIVDILFFYFLCNSVTFQFWVIYHSLLFIFITWYFGGFHNIQYKLLEKLIM
- the LOC118276312 gene encoding organic cation transporter-like protein, which translates into the protein MAIINELIGDFGRYHLWLCFIVFLSRYNVSFHQMAIIFLTAPVQHYCPGTNSTCCSNPVFNKTVFTRTIVTEWNLTCKSDWFKDLTQTIFQFGVFCGSLIFGIASDKYGRRPTLIVSIIIEIFAGIMSSFLPDYWSFSFARWVVGFANGGCITIAYVMVMEYVGHVNRDTVSILINIPFTTGNMIVAGIGYLIRDFSYFLLLISVLNVILLFYICLLPESPRWLLVVNKTEQAIILMEKVAKINKLPTEHIRSKMELYQFEHRTARPRSTALDLFRTPNVRRNITVMSFIWLVCSYCFYGVSYYISHLTGDLFINVLATGGVCTCASIISIPLIKFSKRKTVVIFGNVICSLCLIAIGFVPEGNASLVVGCLGEMHSYIIFIVIYLYCSEMFPTVVRNAAIGICSMMARVGSMIAPFAANLRPYGKWCSPVAFGIFPMISALLCLLFLPETKNCELLMTLEEAEAIGRSTQLRRPDNGIEMEEIEV